The segment ACAACATCCGCAAGTTCGGCGACGCGTACAGAGCATATCGCCAGCGGATACCGCTCTGGAACGTCTTTCGCAGGCGCGGGAAAAGGTGACGTGCGTGAGGCGCATTCATTCGTCATTCTTCATCTTCGAAGAGGAAGAGCTCATCGATCGTCGTCTGCAGCACCTTCGCGATGTTGTGCGCGAGCTTGAGCGAAGGGTTGTATTTACCCTTCTCCAGGAAGACGATCGTCTCCCGCCGGACGCCGACCAGCTTCGCGAGCTCGTCCTGCGTCAGATCGTACCGTGCCCGGAACTCCTTGATCCTCGTTCTCATTCCCCATTCCCGCTAAGCTCACTGCACGCCTTTTCGGCTGTAATACGTGTAGAACCCGATATGCAAGAGGAGCAGCACGCAGACCGCGAACGCCAGTGTAAGGCCGATCTCTCGTAACACCGGCGATCCTCTTATACTCAGCGCCATGAACACGGCACCAAGTACTGCCATTGGCAAGAGCGAGACCCGCAAGGTCATATAGGACGCCTTTTCACTGAGCCGATGGACCAACTCATCCTCCATCACTTCGGTAACCCTGCTCTTGCAGAGCTGCATCAGGACCAATCCGATAGCCACGACAGCTATCGGCACGAGGAACTGACCCACAGCTGCTGACCAGCCAATCAAAACCCCCATACCCATGCTTACAAACATCATGCACAGCCTGAATTGCTTTCGGTTCATCTCATCCACCACCTTTTCTATTCCACATCGCCCCGCCTGAGAAAGTGCCAGCGGAAGAGGTTCTGCGAGAGCACCATCACGATTAACGTCACGCCCAGCACCTGCATCACGGTCAGTTTGACCACCGCGAGGTAGTCAACCCAGAAGAGTGCCGCAATGAGCACGAGCGTCAGTAGCCACGAATAGGTCGCCGCATACGCGCCCAGTTTCTTCGTCCGCTCGTCGCGATCCGGCAGCTCGCCCATTCGCCTCCACCGCACAAACCATGCGACGAGCACGGCGATGATCATGGTGATCACCATGGACGCGCTGATCGAATTCACACCGCGCCAGACCGCGGCGAGCACGATAACCGCCAGCAGTGCCAGTCGCACCATCAGCCATAGTATACGTTTGTCTTGTGGCATCGCCTCTTTTCAGCTCCGTTTTCTTCGCCCATAAGTAACTATTTCTAACAATATGTTAGATATAAATAACCAAGTATATAAAGGGCGGCCCTTAGACCCACTGCAGGTGACTGCCAAATGCTACTCACTCGTAGCACAACCGCAAGCCCACACCAACCTCCTGGAGCATGGCGACCTGTGCCAGCGCAAGCTTCGAGTGCAGATCCGTGCAGTGGCAGGCGTGGACCGCCGCAGGTTGCCGTGATGCGAAGTAGGCGAGCGTGCGCTTCAACTGCCGTTCTGGAGGATTGAGCAGGTGAAAACCGCCAATGACGTCGGCAACTCGATCCTCACCGCAAACCTCACGTGCATACTCGATCGTATTGCAGATGCCCGCGTGCGCGCAGGCGGTGATGACCACCAGGCCCTGTGATGACTGATAGGCCAGGGCGGAATCATCCAGCGAATAATCGGCCTCCGCTTCCTTCTCTGCGGTCACGACCGTACCGATAGGGGTTTGCGCTTCAAATTCGTTCCGACGCGGGATCTCGCCGAGGTATACCAGCCGCTCGGTGAGCCACACGGGCTCCCTGCTCTGGTGTAGCGTGAAGTAGTTCGCCGCTCGTCTCTCCGTTACGAGCGATCCGATCTGCCCGACCCCTTCGAGCAGCTTCGTCTGGAAGGCCGAAGGATGCGCGACCAGCGTGGGCTTCTTCGACTCGAATCGCTCGAACTTCGACTCGAGGTACAACCTGATAAGCGGATCCAGGCCCCACGTATGGTCAAGATGGCCGTGCGAAAGCACCACGAAATCGACCGTGCAGAGATCTATCGCCATCTTCTGCGCGTTTATGAGAAACGCATCAGAATACCCAACGTCGAATAAGATTCGCGTGCCCGCGTCGTCGATGAAATAGGAGACGGCAGGCTCACCTAAGAAATAGCGATCGATCAGGGTATTGTTGTCCACGAGAACCGTCAGCTGCATCGGTAATCCCGATGTAACCAAACAACGTGCGAAAGATAAAAAAGCCGCAGGTAGTATCGGTGACTTACGGTGGTGTGAAGTACGTAAAGGGTACGCTTTACAGACAGGCGAGAACCGTAACGCGTCACGTATGGTGATTAGTGAAGGTAGAACAGCAGGCGGTGATCGTTATTTCGTCTCAAATCACCGGCCAACAAAAAGGAATAAATAACCGCTTGCAAAACTACAAACTAAGAGCCATGACCCCACCACACTTCCTCTACGACGACATTGGCAGCTATCCCTTGCCCGTGGGCGTGACGAAAGCAGCGATAAAAGCGGCCTTCGCCGACCATGAATCACACCAGGATACGCTATACGAGATCTTACGCGATGCGTTGCGCCAGAAGCTCGACGCGGGCGTCGAACTACCAACGTATCCGCAGTTCCAGGATATGATCACGCAGTTCACCGAGCCGATCATGGATGCTGCGCGAACGGAAGAGCCGTTGTTGATCAAGGAGGAAGCGGCGAGGATCTACGAGCTTGCCGCTCTGGAAGCGGTGGCTGCTGCGTTTGAAGCGCAGCACGGGCGGCGAATGAAGCTCCGCATCTGCGTCACCGGGCCCATCGAGCTCTATTACAAACTCTTTCCGCCACCGGTGTATCTAGACCTCCTATCGAATATCGCAACCTCGGTCGGACGGTTCATTAAACATGCAGTCGACGAGTCCAGGAATTTCGACGTGGTCTGCGCATCGCTGGACGAGCCGAGCATGGGCCTGGACCCCAGGATCGAGTCAGAAGGCGTGATCGAAGCGCTTGAACTCGCTTCGGGCTTTGCACATCGCGCTGGGATCGACACGCAGATACACCTCCACTCACCTATCTTTTACGAGACCGTCTGTCAGGTGCCGGGCTTGAACGTCATCGGCATGGAATCCGCGTCGCAGCCATCGCTCCTCGAGATCGTGGATAAACAGTTACTTGACGAGCACGACAAATTCCTCCGTATCGGGCTCACGCGCACTGACATCTTCAGCATGGCCGCAGAGTACGATGAGCGGCACCACACGAACGCATTTAAAGAAGTGGGCGTGCTTGAGGCTGTCGTTGCTGAGTATAACCGCCCTGAACTCGTAACGAAACGATTGGAGAAAGCGTACGCGCGTTTCGGGGATCGTATCATCTATGTTGGCCCGGATTGCGGCCTCGGGGCCTTCCCCACGCAGAAGCTCGCATATACGCTCTTAAAAAATACGGCTGAGGGTATAACGGCATTTTACCAGGGGTTTCAATGACTCAGACACTAATCCTCAAACTCGGTGGCAGCTTACTGACTACCGGGCGCGATCTCATGCAGTTCCTCAGCGAGTACGCGTTCGTGAAGCGTACTACACGCCAGATGGTGATCGTACCGGGCGGCGGTCCCTTTGCGGAGTCCGTCAGAGCATTGCAGAGACGCCTGGAAATCTCGGACGATACCGCGCACTGGATGGCCGTGCTCACCATGCACCAGTACGGGCTCTTTCTCGCCAGTGGCGCACCCGAGACACCGGTGCTCGAGCGGCTCGAAGACGTACGCGCCACGAGAACCGGCCTCTGCATCCTCCTCCCCTACCGCGTTCTGCGAGCCGACGATGCATTACCGCACACGTGGCATGTCACGTCAGACACGATCGCCGCCTTCATCGCGCATAAGCTCGGTGAGAACACCCTCATCAAATTAACTGATGTTGACGGGCTCCTGGACGAGAACGGTGCACTAATCGACCACCTGCAGGCACAGGAGCTGCTGGGGATCGAGCATACCGGCTGTATAGACGCGCAGCTTCCACGGTTCCTGCTGGAGCACGGCATGAGCTGCGTGATCGTCAATGGCCGCCATCCCGAACGCGTCATCGCGGTCATCGAGGGTAGAGCGACCATCTGTACCAGGATCGAGTAACCTGCCCTCCAGGTTGTTCGTCCTCCTGGCCGTGGCTTGATCCTTACCTATTCCCCTATGATCTGCAGAATCACCCGCCGCGACCGTCTCCGGACATCGAGCTCAACAAAGATCACCTGCTGCCAGATCCCTAACAGCATGCGCTGGTCTTTGAACGGCACGGTCAGCGAGGGGCCCAGAAACGCCGCGCGAATATGCGAATGCCCGTTACCATCATGCCAGCGCAGCTCATGCTGATACTCGATCGCACGGGGGAATAAGCGCTCCAGAGCGTCCGGCAAATCCTGAATTAAGCCCGGCTCGTACTCGATCGTCGTCACCGCTCCAGTCGCACCCGGCACGAAGATCGTCACGATGCCCGCACGGAGCACGGTCGCCCGGAGTGCGTCGTTAATCTGCGCGGTGAGATCGACCAGCTCCACCTCGCCGCGGGTCTCAAACGTCAGCTCCTTCGTCACTACACTCATTTTTCACGCCTCTAAGCTTGAAATAGCCAGAAAAAAGAGGCTGATTCTTTATACGTTCTCGTTCTATAATATAGGTGGTGCGTTTAGGGCTCGACCATGGCAACGACCTATCAACTCGTCCTGCTTGACATGGACGGAACGTTCCTCGACTCGCATGGGAAGGGGCGAATACCGAACGAATGGGCGTATGAAGCGTTCAAGAAGAGCCTGGGCCATTTCGGGCTCGCGCTATCGATCCCTGAGATCAATGCCCAGTTCCTTCAGCCGCTCCGTGCCGAGGGTGCGGACGGTGTCCGTGCGTTCTGCGCGCGGTTCAGACTCGTCTGTGATGAGTTCTGGGCACGCCGTGAGACTGACGTGATCGAGGCAAAGATCGATGCGATCCGAAACGGGAAGATCATGCTCTGTGCGAGCGCCGAAGAGATCATCCGGTACCTGAGTGAGCGATACTCGCTCGCCGTGGTGAGTGACGCACAACAGGCAAGTGTGGACTTCACACTCGAATACTTCAATTTGAAATCATACTTCACGGTCTGGTTTGGTCGTAAGAGTTCACTGGGTGATCTGGACATTCGCAAGCCGAATCCGTACTATATCAATCGAGTGCTGCAGAAATTGGCAATCCCGCAAGAGGCTGCGATACTGGCGGATGACAGTCCGGTTGGGGTGCTTGCGGCCAAGCGTGCCGGCATCGATTCCGTGCTCATCACACACGACGATGATGAAAAGCGCAAGCAATGCGAATCAGAGCCGACAGCGGTGGTGAACAATATCGGGGAGTTGCGTAAGGTGCTGTGAGCGCTATCGATCTCGTGAGGCACCGCAGGTAGGTAGATATTAATAAAGCGCCTTCTTGATACCTGTAGGGGTGAAGTGAAATGCTAAAAGTGGAAACACCGGTCATTGTCCTCAACGAGAAGGCCTATAACGAATCTGCAGGTGCGCAGGGCCTGCGGCTCGCGCAGATATGCGCGCGCGTCGCTGCCGAGCAGGAAGTCAGCATTGTGATCTGTCCACAGCAGGTGGAACTTGCCAAGATAGTCGCAGCGGTGAGCATCCCCTGTTTCGCGCAACATGTGGACGCTGTGGAGCCTGGCAGCCATACGGGATTCGTCACGCCGGAATCCGTGAAGCAGGCCGGCGCGGCAGGCACACTGGTGAACCATTCTGAGCATCGGCTCACGATCGCGGACATCGCGTTTATCGTCTCCAAAGCGGCGAGCCTCGACCTCCTGACTATCGTCTGCACGAACACTATCGCGGTGAGCGCAGCGATTGCGGAACTGAAGCCGTACGCAGTCGCTGTTGAGCCGCCGGAGCTGATCGGCACCGGGCGATCGGTCTCGAAGGTAGATCCGGCGATCGTCGAGGACACCGTGAAGGCGGTCAAGCGAATTGATGAGCGTTGTGTGGTGCTCTGCGGTGCCGGCGTGACCAACGGCGAGGACGTGCGCGCAGCGATCGATTTGGGCGCTGACGGCGTCCTCCTGGCCTCCGGCGTGGTGAAA is part of the Methanomicrobia archaeon genome and harbors:
- the tpiA gene encoding triose-phosphate isomerase, producing the protein MLKVETPVIVLNEKAYNESAGAQGLRLAQICARVAAEQEVSIVICPQQVELAKIVAAVSIPCFAQHVDAVEPGSHTGFVTPESVKQAGAAGTLVNHSEHRLTIADIAFIVSKAASLDLLTIVCTNTIAVSAAIAELKPYAVAVEPPELIGTGRSVSKVDPAIVEDTVKAVKRIDERCVVLCGAGVTNGEDVRAAIDLGADGVLLASGVVKAQDPQAVLIDLASGVK
- a CDS encoding DUF2178 domain-containing protein, giving the protein MNRKQFRLCMMFVSMGMGVLIGWSAAVGQFLVPIAVVAIGLVLMQLCKSRVTEVMEDELVHRLSEKASYMTLRVSLLPMAVLGAVFMALSIRGSPVLREIGLTLAFAVCVLLLLHIGFYTYYSRKGVQ
- a CDS encoding transcriptional regulator, yielding MRTRIKEFRARYDLTQDELAKLVGVRRETIVFLEKGKYNPSLKLAHNIAKVLQTTIDELFLFEDEE
- a CDS encoding YjbQ family protein, which produces MSVVTKELTFETRGEVELVDLTAQINDALRATVLRAGIVTIFVPGATGAVTTIEYEPGLIQDLPDALERLFPRAIEYQHELRWHDGNGHSHIRAAFLGPSLTVPFKDQRMLLGIWQQVIFVELDVRRRSRRVILQIIGE
- a CDS encoding HAD family hydrolase, yielding MATTYQLVLLDMDGTFLDSHGKGRIPNEWAYEAFKKSLGHFGLALSIPEINAQFLQPLRAEGADGVRAFCARFRLVCDEFWARRETDVIEAKIDAIRNGKIMLCASAEEIIRYLSERYSLAVVSDAQQASVDFTLEYFNLKSYFTVWFGRKSSLGDLDIRKPNPYYINRVLQKLAIPQEAAILADDSPVGVLAAKRAGIDSVLITHDDDEKRKQCESEPTAVVNNIGELRKVL
- a CDS encoding methionine synthase; this encodes MTPPHFLYDDIGSYPLPVGVTKAAIKAAFADHESHQDTLYEILRDALRQKLDAGVELPTYPQFQDMITQFTEPIMDAARTEEPLLIKEEAARIYELAALEAVAAAFEAQHGRRMKLRICVTGPIELYYKLFPPPVYLDLLSNIATSVGRFIKHAVDESRNFDVVCASLDEPSMGLDPRIESEGVIEALELASGFAHRAGIDTQIHLHSPIFYETVCQVPGLNVIGMESASQPSLLEIVDKQLLDEHDKFLRIGLTRTDIFSMAAEYDERHHTNAFKEVGVLEAVVAEYNRPELVTKRLEKAYARFGDRIIYVGPDCGLGAFPTQKLAYTLLKNTAEGITAFYQGFQ
- a CDS encoding MBL fold metallo-hydrolase; its protein translation is MQLTVLVDNNTLIDRYFLGEPAVSYFIDDAGTRILFDVGYSDAFLINAQKMAIDLCTVDFVVLSHGHLDHTWGLDPLIRLYLESKFERFESKKPTLVAHPSAFQTKLLEGVGQIGSLVTERRAANYFTLHQSREPVWLTERLVYLGEIPRRNEFEAQTPIGTVVTAEKEAEADYSLDDSALAYQSSQGLVVITACAHAGICNTIEYAREVCGEDRVADVIGGFHLLNPPERQLKRTLAYFASRQPAAVHACHCTDLHSKLALAQVAMLQEVGVGLRLCYE
- a CDS encoding amino acid kinase, which translates into the protein MTQTLILKLGGSLLTTGRDLMQFLSEYAFVKRTTRQMVIVPGGGPFAESVRALQRRLEISDDTAHWMAVLTMHQYGLFLASGAPETPVLERLEDVRATRTGLCILLPYRVLRADDALPHTWHVTSDTIAAFIAHKLGENTLIKLTDVDGLLDENGALIDHLQAQELLGIEHTGCIDAQLPRFLLEHGMSCVIVNGRHPERVIAVIEGRATICTRIE